GTGAAGATCCATTTGCTCTTCTTAAATGTGGGTATCCTGTGTATTGTGATGGAACATATGACAGATTATTTAGACTTAGAAATGGCGAATTTACGTATAATAAGCTTAGTTTTGATTATTATATGTTCAGAAGTGATATTTCGCCAATAATTCGTAGGAGACGGACCATCGATGTTTCTACAGATTTATTTAGAAGACCAGAAATGATAAAGATTATCAATAATGTATTTGGTTATGATTCTAAATATACTATAAATCAGAAGTATATTTTACTATTAGGAGTCCCAGGTGAAACCAAAGCGGAAGAAACATTGATTTCCGAGTTGAACGTGATTTTAAAATGGATAAAACCTGAAAAGTTGTATATAAAACCCCATCCTAGAACTCCGGTTGGGTATTATGACAAATATAGGGTTAGAGTAGCCGAAAAAGCCTATCCATGGGAATTGTATTGTATGAATAATGAATTGAGTGATAAGGTTATTATTGCAGATGATACTAGTGCAGTTTTTTTATCAGCGCTATTAATGCACCGTAAAATGAAAGTTATTTGGTTGCGAGACATACAACCATATAAAGAATGGTTGTTGGACGAGAAGTACTGGAAATGGTCATTGGAAGAAATCGAAAAAGAGGGGTGTATCAATTACACACCAACTACCATAAGTGAGTTAGAATGTACGATTAAGGAAGTTATATAGAATTAAGTACTGTCCGAAAAAAGAATTTGATGAGAAGAATATATATGAAAAAGAATATTGCAAATTGCCTGAGTACAGAAAACATTACTGTTGTGGATGCTATGAAAAAAATACAAGACAATGCTAGAGGAGTCTTGTATATTGTTGATGAGAATGGAAAGTTTTTGGGAAGTGTAACCGATGGAGATATTCGTCGCTGGGTTATCCAGACCGGCAATATAACAGGCACCGTTTCCATGTTTTTGAATAGAAATGCAAAGTGCATAATGGAGAGCCAGAGAGATATAGCAGATAATGTTTTGAATACATTAGGGGTTAGATCTCTCCCTATAATTGATGATAATGGTTTTATCAAAGATATAGTATTTGACGAGTTTTATTCTTCTGCAGGATTAAATGATTGCCTTAAAGATGTTCCTATAATAATTATGGCGGGAGGCAAGGGGACTAGGTTGTACCCATATACAAAGATTCTTCCTAAGCCGCTTATTCCGATAGGTGAAGTACCAATTATAGAGCGTATTATGAATCAGTTCCATAAGTATGGAGCGTGTGATTTTTATCTAGTATTAAATTACAAAAGAGAGATGATAAAATCCTATTTTATGGATCAGAAGCTTCCTTATCAGGTAGAGTTCGTAAATGAAGAAGAACCTTTGGGAACTGCTGGAGGGATAAGATTAATTGATAGAGTGTTTACCTCTCCGGTTATAGTGACTAATTGTGATATTCTTATAGAAGCTGATTATGAAGATATCATATCATGTCATAAACAACTGAATAATGATATGACAATTGTATCTTCATTGAAGAATATTTCTATTCCATATGGTGTACTGGAGACTGGAGAAAATGGAAAAGTGTTATCGATGAGGGAGAAACCGTCTATTCCGACAATGGTGAACACTGGAATGTATATAATCAATCCGAAATTTATCGATTGGATACCCGAAAAGGAAGTGTTTCATATGACACAGTTAGCGCAGAAATTGATAGATTCACAAAAAAAAGTCGGAATGTATCCTATAGATGATAATTCTTTTTTGGACATGGGCGAGTTTGAGGAAATGAAACGAATGGAGAAAAGACTTAGTGATTCAAGATGATACTGAATGTGTTTGTCTATAAATACAAAATAACAGTCTAAATATTTGATTGAACATGTAGAAAGGAATGCATGAAATATATACTGAGTTCATGCTACAGAAAATGAACAATATCAGAATGAACAAATTTCAAGAAGATGCGAAGCATTTGTCTTCATCTTTAAATGTATCTGGAAGATTTTCGTTTCAGAAAAGCGCTATGAAACATGTTGTGGTTGATATTGCTAATAAGTTGTCACTTAGAGCGGAAGATTCGCTTCTTGATATAGGGTGCAATTGTGGAGATATTACAATACCATTATCGTTTATGTGCGATTCCTGTACGGGAGTTGATGGTGAATCTGCAATAGAAAGATTAAAAAAAAGAACGCAAGACTTAGATAATGTAAGCTTTATAGTTGGAGATTTTTCAGAATTAAAAATTGAAGAACAATATGATTGTATTTTGATTTATAGTGTTCTTATGTATATAGATGGATATGATAACAAGAGAAACTTTATAAAAAAAGCTTGTGATCTGCTTAAACCAGGTGGGAGAATGCTTGTTGGGGATGTTGTGAATACTAGTGTTAAGGAACGATATTCCAATAGTGAGGTAGGCAGAAAAATTGATAAAGAGTATAAGCACCAATTAACAAATCTTACCCAAGAGGATATAATTAAGTCTGAAAACAACGTAACCGAGCCTTTTGATATTATGGACGATAAAAAAGTCTGTGACTTACTGCTTGAGATTCGAAATTGGGGTTATGAATCTTTTTTGCTACCACAAAGTGTAGAACTACCATTTGGTTATACGAGGCAAGATATATTGATTAAGCGGTGGTGAAATGGGCTGAGTTTTTTGGCAAAGAAAGGAGTATGCCATATCACGAATGATATGGCAGTTAGGTTATTACTTTGAACTATGATGATAAGTATATAATACGTCTAGCAGAGATGGCTGATGTGGACGGGATTATGTGTTTTATAGATGAGTATTGGAAAAAAGGCCATATATTAGGGAATAATAAAGAGTTTTTCTTATATGAACATGCAGACCAAGATAGAATTAATTTCCTTTTAGCTATAGACAGAAAAAGTAAAGAGATTGAGGGAATATTGGGCTTTTTGCCGGCATCGCACGATGCAAGTACTTTTGACATATGGACCGGTATATGGAAGGTAAGAGATGGAGTGCTACCCCTTTTGGGGATGGAGTTGTATAAAAGATTGCCACAGATGGTTGGGGCACGGACAATTCTGGGTGTTGGTGACTCTCAGACAACTACAGGACCATTATTACGAAAACTAACTAAAACATTCAATACGTGGAGAATGAGACATTTCTATTATTTAGCTGATAGAAATGATTTTTTTATTGCTGATGTAAAAGACAAATATATACAAGAGCCAAAATACATAAGCAGAGTAGCTAAAGTAAAAAAAATAGATGATATTAGTGAAACCCAAGAGTATGTCAATTTCTATGATCATGGTGTAGTGCCATATAAAGATTTATCATATATAAATCATAGGTATTTTAAGCATCCTATATACAATTATGATGTATATGGGATTCAGCTAGATGATTCCAAAGCTCTTATAGTTATAAGAAAACAAGAATATGAGCAACGAAGCGTTGTTAGAATTGTCGATTATATTGGGGAGCAGATATGCTTTTCTGGAATTAATTCGTTTATCCGGGAACTTTTGTCTGAGAAC
The sequence above is a segment of the Butyrivibrio proteoclasticus B316 genome. Coding sequences within it:
- a CDS encoding sugar phosphate nucleotidyltransferase; this translates as MKKNIANCLSTENITVVDAMKKIQDNARGVLYIVDENGKFLGSVTDGDIRRWVIQTGNITGTVSMFLNRNAKCIMESQRDIADNVLNTLGVRSLPIIDDNGFIKDIVFDEFYSSAGLNDCLKDVPIIIMAGGKGTRLYPYTKILPKPLIPIGEVPIIERIMNQFHKYGACDFYLVLNYKREMIKSYFMDQKLPYQVEFVNEEEPLGTAGGIRLIDRVFTSPVIVTNCDILIEADYEDIISCHKQLNNDMTIVSSLKNISIPYGVLETGENGKVLSMREKPSIPTMVNTGMYIINPKFIDWIPEKEVFHMTQLAQKLIDSQKKVGMYPIDDNSFLDMGEFEEMKRMEKRLSDSR
- a CDS encoding class I SAM-dependent methyltransferase — protein: MNNIRMNKFQEDAKHLSSSLNVSGRFSFQKSAMKHVVVDIANKLSLRAEDSLLDIGCNCGDITIPLSFMCDSCTGVDGESAIERLKKRTQDLDNVSFIVGDFSELKIEEQYDCILIYSVLMYIDGYDNKRNFIKKACDLLKPGGRMLVGDVVNTSVKERYSNSEVGRKIDKEYKHQLTNLTQEDIIKSENNVTEPFDIMDDKKVCDLLLEIRNWGYESFLLPQSVELPFGYTRQDILIKRW